The following coding sequences lie in one Notolabrus celidotus isolate fNotCel1 chromosome 6, fNotCel1.pri, whole genome shotgun sequence genomic window:
- the ctsh gene encoding pro-cathepsin H: protein MNTLLVFAFLSAASALPLSQQDEFHFKSWMEQHNRDYNIREYPNRLQIFAENKRRIDKHNAGNHSFSMKLNQFSDMTFTEFRKAFLWSVPQNCSATKGKYLQSNGPHPDSVDWRKKGNFVTPVKNQGSCGSCWTFSTTGCLESVTAINTGKLVPLSEQQLVDCAQDFNNHGCNGGLPSQAFEYIMYNKGLMTEKDYPYTAFDDACVYKPELAAAFVKDVVNITANDEMGMVDAVATHNPVSFAFDVTSDFMHYSKGVFTSTVCEKTADKVNHAVLAVGYGQEKDSPYWIVKNSWGEGWGINGYFLIERGKNMCGLAACSSFPVV, encoded by the exons ATGAACACTTTACTCGTGTTCGCTTTTCTATCTGCAGCTTCAGCTCTTCCCCTGTCTCAACAAG ATGAGTTTCACTTCAAATCATGGATGGAACAG CACAACAGAGATTACAACATCAGAGAGTACCCTAACAGACTCCAGATATTCGctgaaaacaaaaggaggaTTGACAAACACAATGCAGGAAACCATTCCTTCTCAA tgaaGCTAAACCAGTTTTCAGACATGACATTTACTGAATTTCGAAAGGCTTTTCTTTGGTCTGTGCCACAG aaCTGTTCTGCTACAAAAGGGAAGTATCTCCAAAGCAATGGGCCTCATCCAGACTCCGTTGAttggagaaagaaaggaaatttTGTCACACCTGTGAAGAATCAG GGAAGTTGTGGCAGTTGCTGGACTTTTTCCACCACAGGCTGTTTGGAGTCTGTTACTGCAATCAACACTGGGAAACTTGTACCACTG TCTGAACAGCAGCTCGTAGACTGTGCCCAGGACTTCAACAACCATGGGTGCAATGG TGGCCTCCCCAGCCAAGCATTCGAATACATCATGTACAACAAGGGACTGATGACAGAGAAGGACTACCCATACACAGCTttt GATGACGCTTGTGTGTATAAACCAGAATTAGCTGCAGCGTTTGTGAAGGATGTGGTGAATATCACAGCG AACGATGAAATGGGGATGGTGGATGCTGTCGCCACACACAATCCTGTCAGTTTTGCTTTTGACGTGACCTCTGACTTCATGCATTACTCAAAGGGCGTGTTCACCAG cACTGTGTGCGAAAAAACCGCTGACAAGGTGAACCATGCAGTGTTAGCAGTCGGGTATGGACAGGAGAAGGACTCCCCCTACTGGATAGTGAAGAACTCATGGGGAGAAGGCTGGGGAATTAATGG ATACTTTCTTATTGAACGTGGGAAAAATATGTGTGGACTTGCTGCCTGCTCATCTTTCCCAGTGGTGTGA